Within the Thunnus thynnus chromosome 23, fThuThy2.1, whole genome shotgun sequence genome, the region tatttctgcatCAGATCTTGCTTGCCTGCcatctctgcatttgggtccacctgctccactcacccatCTTCGTGACACCATGTGGGACTCTTGGACCTTAAGATTCTGCTTTGGAGCATGCCTTAAATCCTAGACTACATTCCTGGATCCCTGGTATCCCATCCCTTGCCATGGATCTAAGAATCCTAGGACCTAGGACCTTGGTGTCTTGGATTCCTCCCTGTAGCCACCTCAAAACCCTCTGCCCTGAAACCCCACTGCAACCTGATCTCCCTTGAAACCTGTGGGCCTCTCAGAAACCATCTGGTTCACCCTGGACAATCTTGAAACATAGAGGAACCATTGTACTCCCTTTGAATCCCCAGGATCCATCTGGAATCATCCGACTAAAACAGATGTACTCTCCTGGAGCATCTAGACACAACTGGAACCAGACGGACTCCAAAGAGACTGAAGAATAAACCTTTGTAACCTTCTGGATCCTCTTGAAACTCTTGCACTTGTCTTGAAATAAAATCTCAAATCTCCTGGATAACTTGAAATTGTCTGGAACTCCCACTGGGAATTCCTGTTGGGAATACTCTTGAAAACCCAGAAACCCTATAGATCCCATCATTTCCTTGATGACCTACAGAAAGACCTTGGACTCCAGTTTGGAAACCACTAGCAAATGTGACTTCAAGGTTGCTTGTTCAAAATGATGAAACTTGGACAGGTTGAAGCAACAGTCTCCACTGGTCTCCCTGGAGAAATAAAATAGCTCAACAGTGAATCTGTCAGATAAGATCACACCTGCTAAGGTAGAAAGAGAAGACAGGTTCCTCCACCGTCTTCTGTGCCAGCATGTTGTCGAAAACAGGGTTTCCCAGGATCTCTGCCAGGGACGGGTAACCCATCCCCAGTACACCATCGAATCTGGCCGAGACGAATGCAGCACCAGGCTCGTAGACCGACTCCCCGAACTCCTGATTCTGGGTGATCAGACCCCCAACCTGGAACAGAAGACAACTGAATACTCATGTCAGACCTCTGTTCATCTCCCTCCACTGGTGGGAGAGATGGTGGAATGAGCTACCCAGCTCCATATGGTCTACTGTCTCCCTTTGTGCATTCAAGAAATGCCTGAAAACTCATTGTTCATGTGTTCAAATGTGTGACACTTCTTGTAGAATTAACTGACCAGTTCTTGCATCTGTTGGAAATCATGATGATTTGAACTGAAACATTATTGCCAGTTTTTAGGTATCCCCCCAAAACTGTTTATAGATATATGGACAACCTGAGGTGCAGCCTCAAGGGTGAGATTTTTGATTAATGCTTAGAGCTTATGTCTCTGTTTTTATGCTACCCCTCATATCCAAGGGATGTGGCTGCATTGTGTGCCAAGCCAGTGTGTCTATCAGACACGTGAGTGGACTCGCAACTCATTTCTCTGCTGCACCATCTTTACAGTCTGGGTGTGTTTTTGCCGGAGTAGCTCACATGAGAGCCTGAAATTCTCTTGTCAATATACATCAATGCCTATATTTGATAGTTGATATGAAATGAATACATAATGACACATTGCATTTTGTTACTGACGTTTCATAAAGGacatagaggaaaaaaaaatcttgtttgaTTTGTGACTTGTGCCAACACTTGAGTGCTTTAACCTTTTTAGCtctttgttcttgttgtttatgGGATTTCTCATACACTGGTCTACTTTCAGTTATTTCTTACTTGAGAATTATATGTAATAAAAACTTCTATCTAGCTCTCTTTCTCATTGCACTTGTACCTggtcagctacttgagaatttgtaccACAGTTCTTTCAGAATTACTGTCCTTGCTTGTAAGTCggtttggataaaagcatctgccaaatgataaaatgtaaatgtaagatGAATACAACAGTGTACTATACATCCTTGGGTGgctttaatgtaatttaatttttgaatgttttcaaataaaactgtttctttttatgttctgtaaaatatatctttttttctttatttttccttccaCATCGGTGGCCAAAACATCGATTCCAAGGTCATTCCTTGGAAttgattttttcctctttgataTCAATTGTTGAATTAACACTTCCTGCACCTCCTAAAAGAAAGCTTTGAGATTAAAGATGGTTATATTTGTGAGTAAAGGTACAGTGGTTTAGTGTAGGATTTAATAAGACAGATGTGTCTCAGGTGAGTGtacttttttttggcattttactTTATTGGATATTTAATAGTAAAGCCAGACAGGAAGTAGAACCAGAAATGTTGCAGATGTATGGTATGGATGGATGCTTTGCGCATGtttgatatatactgtacagttttatgtagaacagaatagaatagaaaataatggaCCTTTAGTGTGTCTCTGGCCATGACTCCCAGCAGGTGTCCTGATCCGTAGTGAATCCCAAACATCCGACCGTCATGACGGAACGAAGTCGACTCAAATGCCCTGAAACGCCTGTGCAAtgctgtgaaacacacacacacacacacacacacacacacacacacacagaggccttGAACTTCTTATCACAGTGAGGGACACGCTAAACCAGAGTCATGCTGTCCTGACCCACAAACACAActcttataaaatacaaatacccTCATCACAGGCAAGTTTTATTGTGTTATACTGAGGTtgacagttcattcttgacctttggAAATAGCTGATGACAAAACAATTtcacctcaaggtccatttagttgCTGTTCTGAAGCTTTTCATCTTATCAAATGATCTTCACCAGCAGAcagagtttgtgtctgtgtcaaGTTGAATTTTCAAGTTCAACTTGTAAGTCAATATGGATTGTAAGTCTTGTAAGTCTCaaaaaagctccagaacagctgctCAATGAGGTAAAATAGTTTTGGCAACTAGTGTTTTATGGtcttgtgtgttgtgtattgtCATAGTACCACAGGACTGGCTGACGCAGTAGGATGACGGCACCCAGAGGTCAGCTGAGCCGGTGTCAAAAATCACAGAGAAGTTCTGCTCTGGGGTCCCCAAACTGATTTCACCGTAGTACTGAgccttacaacacacacacacactataattgtggttttactttttaaaacacaagacACATAAAATGGTTGCTGGTTTAATGCCTGACTTATTACTGCTGAGGAAACCCCCGAGCAAGGTACATATCCCTCCTCGATTGAACAAATCCAGCTTTAGAAAAGTTTGGcagtttatattttaaagctgctatgTGGAAGAATTAAAAATGTCTTCCTTTGGCACCATCTGGTGGTAGTAGCAAGAATGATACTGTGGCTGGAACCAAAGCTTGTTTAAATGATTTAAGAACTCGTCATGATAATTTGACGGATGCTATGATCTCATAAAAAATCTCCACATAGAAGGCACACGGCACTGACCCCCACAGAAGTATTTAAAGCACTGCAGCAAGTTCGAAAAATCGATCTGtggatattttaaaatatactttgaTCAAAAACAAATATGCATGTCTGCAGGGTCGGGGGTCTGCAGATCTTAAAGAAAGAGGAGCTGTTGGAGGGAATTTTCAGCTCTTCATTTTTCCCTACCAGCTGTGGGATTTAAACCAGCAACCTCTGAACCTGACAGTCAGTGTCATTGCTCTTACGTCCATGAAGTTGTAGATCTTCTCGCTGGAGCGTCCGAGTCGCAGTGATGGTGTTCCGGGAGGAAAACACTGAGCGTAGCGCCGGTTAAACATGTCAGGACGGTGATCCTTCAGGAACTCCCCCAGCAATCCGTCGGCTCGTAGCTGGGTACGAATCGAAGGCACCCGCCTCAGAGGAACCCTGCATGATGGGGCAACATTTATCCACATTTGTCCCAGTGGTTGACGTTTTATCACCTTAATGAGAATAATTCCTAGATAGAAATGGACACTTTACATTTTCTGGTGTAAAACAAACCAGTTTTTACAATGTTATGACTCTTCCTAAAATGATGGTTCCAATGCAAAaacttcatttgtttatttatttttgtgcagctggtacagttttgtatattaaaaatatatttttgcaaaaataccattgcatattattattattgttaaataaaatgACCTAAAATCATGATatagtgtgtttgtgaatattttacctcataaacaaacagtatgaAACCTAAAGAAtaaactctctctgctctctgaaagcttcattgaTGGTTGATCactcatttattaatgactgatgaggcacttatgaatgcaaaaTAAACTTGGTTCAAGCTTGGTTCAAAAGAGAGGTTTTATTACCTTGTTGACAATaatttctggaaaaaaaacccctggAATATTAAAACACTTTCTGGTAAAAAGAAACCTTGGTTCAAGCTTGAAGCGTTTTGGGACCGTGAGATGAATTTGAACAGAAACGaacagaaaagaataaaagttaactataaaaaaataaataactgaatacAAATTTAATCTAAAAATCAGGGAATGAGGTCAGAAGTCTGAGAAAAGTCTTTAAACTCAATTTCAGGTTTCAACCAAATAAATTGCTGTAAAAACTATAGTATAAAACCTGGCTGCAGGCTCATCcagccaaacaaacacacacgcactaaTCTAATCTACAAAGAGAGTTAAACTCAGTTAAGGTGTATTTTTCCTACCTGACCACCGCCGAGCTCGTCCATGTCCACAACAACAGAACCACCAACAGCAGCTTCATCGTGTCTTGTCTCTGAATCCGTCCGTCAGTCTGAGTCAGACAGCTGGTTGGCAGACGTCGAGGAGTTTATCAGGGTTCATGTCTACTCTGATTGGAACAGTCTTTagtgaaaatgtgagaaaatccACCCCAAAAACTCACCCACATATATCTAGCATTTCAAAgttgctgcatcaatacatctGATTTGAATAAAAGATCACAAACTGTAAGCATCTAAAGGTTTCCTGAGCGGTGTATTCAGACCTCCTTTGTAGTTTTCCTTTCTTCTTGgatagttttcattttaactaaAAAATCTGATTTAGTCAAAACTCAAATAACATTTCATCACCcgtctttgcagtcaaaaataatgtcaacatgctttttttttaaaaaatgtattgttaataatgtaattttatattattggGGAAATATctgaaatgctcctttttgtctcagccagGTGGAGGTtggtgtgtcagtgtttgattgacagcagctgggtgGGGGGTTTatattaaatttatatttacaataGTTGTTCTACCTCTTGCAAATGATCCTTTGAATTTCCTGACTTTTGGAAACTCTTTGTACTTATTCATTGAAACTTGCTCTATACATGTAACTATCGTtagtatgttaaaaaaaaaacaatttagtcAGTTCCTTTCTGTATATGATGTTTAATAAAAACTCAACCTTCCTGAATGCTGAGTGGTTTTTGTGTGGATGGTTTGGTTGAGTAACTCCTGTATTGACACTCAGAGACCTCAGTCGCTCTGACCTGATGAGGCAGAAAGTTTTCACTAAATCACAATGAACACTCACTGAAAAAGTCCCCTAACTTTCCTCATCAGATTGTTGGTTCTCTATATTCCTTGTAAGGATGACTGATATCTCCAGCACAAAAATACTACACTATTATCCAAAAACTGCTAGCTACCATTATtagcattttaatataaatacaattcaagtttaatacaatcagttcattgaaaaaaaacaaacaaaaaaaacagctatgTTGTCTAAAGTTAGTTTTTAAACAGTTTGCACTAGCAGCTAGAAATATTTAACGTGATTTAAAGTTAATGGTTGGTTTGGTTAGCTCCAGAGCTAGCAATGCAGCTAACAAGCATGAGTGAGTGCTACACGTAGCCTTAGCCACATATTTTGGTTCTTCTTAAACAAATTAAGAATTTGAACACAAGTTAGTAAAAACTAATGAAACTAcgacaacagacacacaaatacaccaaACACTACGACTGATCAGGATtggttcatttatttcagtaaacaaaacaaacaacgtCCAAACGTTTCTGTTCTAAGCGTGTTGGCGCCAactggctaacgttagcataaCCAGCCTCCAGCAAGTGCTGTGACctcagctaatgttagcatcaCAAACTCGTACTGACCTACATTTCATCAATAGTTTCACAGTAAATTACTGTTAGCTTCTGTCTTGCTAGCATTAGCAGAGCCACTGAAGTTAGCTGATGGTTAGCTAGCGTTAGCCAGCTAGCCTGTGCAGTGCTTCCACAGTGAttttaacagagaaaagaaaacaaaacagcgGAGCGTCTCTTTAATTTCAACTACACAGAGGTgataaataacaaaactgatCCCTcccccttcatcctcctcttcctctagcAGGGGTGATGGTCAGGAACTCTCTtcctgcaaaacacaaacaaaacaattctcAGTAAAACAGGCCGACGTGAAGAGACCCTGTTAGTCAGAGGTGtaaaaggacgggttcacaatttttccttagtgaggaaaacctctttcactgttcatatggacacctgactgctggtttaagacacacatgaaaaactgcgaacccgtcctttaattaAACAGTAACGTGTTGTGACGGTCTGACCTGGGTGCAGCTTTGATGATGTTGTCGACTCTCAGAATCATCTCGGCGGCCTCGGAGGCGCTCAGCAGCACCTGACGCTTCACCTGGAACGACTCTGTGATCCCGAGCTCCGACATGTTGCCCACTGAGCCCTCGGACATGTctgcaggcaaacacacacacacgaatgtTAACTCAAGAACACAATACAGATATATGAACCCAGTGAAGTTAAAGAAATGGCTCCAGAAttaattatttcttctttttctgtgaagcactttgaaacTTTGTTAAGACagttctatataaataaagttcattatattatattattcattaattatcaTGTGTAGAGTTCACTCACTCAGTCCGAAGGTGGTCTTGTTGTCCTGGTGTGCGGCTCTCAGTTGAGCCACCAGGTCGGCGC harbors:
- the nots gene encoding nothepsin, with protein sequence MWINVAPSCRVPLRRVPSIRTQLRADGLLGEFLKDHRPDMFNRRYAQCFPPGTPSLRLGRSSEKIYNFMDAQYYGEISLGTPEQNFSVIFDTGSADLWVPSSYCVSQSCALHRRFRAFESTSFRHDGRMFGIHYGSGHLLGVMARDTLKVGGLITQNQEFGESVYEPGAAFVSARFDGVLGMGYPSLAEILGNPVFDNMLAQKTVEEPVFSFYLSRRTTSGNPEGELLLGGTDEALFSGPINWLPVTAKGYWQIKMDSVAVQGVSSFCPNGCQAIVDTGTSLIAGPTNDILTLQQLIGASPTNIGEFISDCVRLSSLPHVTFVLGGTEYTLTAEHYVRKEMLGDRELCFSGFQAVDIVSPEGPLWILGDVFLTEYYSIFDRGQDRIGFAPARHPTKH